The segment TTCATAATCTTTTTGAAAGAAAATTTTCTTTTAAAGATAATCATAAAGATACTAACAAAGAAATTGTAGTCAAATCACGATGGGTTAGTAGAATCGCCTATATAGATGATCTTGCTATTCTAGAAGTTACATTTGCCCCCGATGTTGTTCCTCTCATCACTAGATTAGAGAAACACTTTACTAGTTACCAATTAAAACAAGTCGCTCAATTAACTAGTAAATATGCTATCCGCTTATACGAATTGTTAATCTCATGGAAAGAGGTTGGCAAAACACCAGTCATTGATTTAGCAGACTTTCGAGAACAATTAGGTTTAGAAATCAATGAATATCAGAAGATGATTAACTTCAAAAATCGGGTATTAGAACCAGCTATAAAACAAATTAATCACTTAACTGATATTACTGTTGAATATGAACAATTCAAAAAAGGAAGATCTATTTCAGCCTTATCATTCACTTTTAAACCTAAAAAAGTTAATACTCCAGTAACCGAAATTAAGAACGCTCATAATAATTTTGATCTGTTTTCTCGAATGACAGATTCGCAACGTCATTTATTTGCTAATAAACTTTCAGAGTTACCTGATATGGGAAAATATTCACAAGGAACAGAAAGCTTTCAACAATTTGCTGTTCGTATTGCTGCAATGTTACAAGATCCTGAACGATTTAAAGAACTCTATCCATACCTAAAAAAAGTGGGGTATATGCCATCTAATCAAAAGGACACTGTAAATGGCTAAGTTATCACTAAGTGAGGTTTCTAAACGCTTTAATGTTAGCCGCTCTACACTATATAGAGCTATTAAAGAAGGTCGCTTGTCTCGAAGTTCTGATAATCTTTTCGATGTATCAGAAGTAATCCGTTGCTTTGGTGAACCAACTAAAAAAAATGAAACTAACCAAATCTTAAATCCCCCCAAAGATGATGCTGATTTACGCCAGTTAGTAGATTTCATGAAAAAAGAAATTGAAGCTTACAAAGATCGTGAGCAACGCTATTTAGATCAAATAGACCGCTTTCAATTACTTATAGGGCATAAAGAAAATACTGAAGGTTTGTCTCATGA is part of the Acinetobacter tibetensis genome and harbors:
- the repM gene encoding replication initiation protein RepM yields the protein MKSDLVVKDNILVNASYNLEVTEQRLILLSIIRARETGQGITSDSKLEIHASDYATRFDVSREAAYSALKNAVHNLFERKFSFKDNHKDTNKEIVVKSRWVSRIAYIDDLAILEVTFAPDVVPLITRLEKHFTSYQLKQVAQLTSKYAIRLYELLISWKEVGKTPVIDLADFREQLGLEINEYQKMINFKNRVLEPAIKQINHLTDITVEYEQFKKGRSISALSFTFKPKKVNTPVTEIKNAHNNFDLFSRMTDSQRHLFANKLSELPDMGKYSQGTESFQQFAVRIAAMLQDPERFKELYPYLKKVGYMPSNQKDTVNG
- a CDS encoding plasmid replication DNA-binding protein, which translates into the protein MAKLSLSEVSKRFNVSRSTLYRAIKEGRLSRSSDNLFDVSEVIRCFGEPTKKNETNQILNPPKDDADLRQLVDFMKKEIEAYKDREQRYLDQIDRFQLLIGHKENTEGLSHETNLKQPNDALQDNKSDIPISYINKEVEHNGTSHETNIRHPNDAPQHKSITHYETFQKEPKKRGLFGRVLSAVFNED